The DNA window CTCGGGCGCTCGGGTGACCTCGGTGGCGATTTCGACAAGACAGCAATCAATTATACGGAGGCGATCCAGTGGAAGGTCAAGGATCAGAGCAGTTACAATCGCTCCCTTTGGGAGGATTCGGCGTATGCGGTCAATTACTGCAAAGGCGAGACAAAATCATTCGCAGAAGAAGTGGAAAACTTCAAAAACGAAAGGGATGATCTAATCGAAGAGTGGATTGAGAGTGTCAAGGCCGCGATAAACAAAAAAGAAGCGGAGGAGAAAGATGGTGATGACCCCGATTATCGAGGAGGGATTGTTACAGGAATTCCTCGCGAGTCTGTCGCGCAATCCCAACTGGAGAAGGATCTGAAAAATCTCCGAGAAAAAGACAAGAAAAATTGGGAAAATTTTATAGACGCAGCCGAGGAACATGGTTCGCGTCTTTCTGAAGGCCCCTCTCCGGAGAACGTCAAGCGTCTCGTCGATGAAGGGCATGTCGCATGGTCAGCGTACAATATTAAAGGAAAAGAAGCTCCTATACCTGTCTCGCCAGACAAGGCTCCCGAGCATGCGAAAGCCCTGGACCCCTATCTCGGAAAGGATGGAAAAGAACCTGACGCGCAGTACTATGCTGCCATCGCCACGCTGCAGGCGATAACTAATAAAGAAAATAAGATTTTAGAACATTCCAAGAATCATAAAAAATCTATTAAATATTTAGAAAAATTCTACTCTCAGCTCGAGGGGCAATCTCCTTCTTTAAAGCTCCCTCATTATCTCGCTGAAGACAAAAACCAAGTTCCTTCTTTGCAAACGTATGCAGATGGAATATTAATTTTGTCCAACGAAGATTATGGAGGAGGAATAGAAAAACTTCCACAAAGTATTCAAAATGTTTCCATGGGACCAATGGCAGTACAAGAAAGAGATGATACATCCAGCTACTTTGAAGGAGAGTGGAAAAATGACATTCCTAGCTTCGGAAATCTTATGAGTGAGTCTACTGAAGCAATTGAGGGTGGAACAGTATTTTCTACCTACACGACCCAAGCAATGGGGAGAGGTCTCGATAATGGAATTATCCCAGGAGGGGAAACAAAAGAAAATGACATAAGAAATATTCTCGATATGTCCCTTCGGAATGAAAATTCGAATAAAAATGTCCTTGAGAGTGGATCATTAGAATCCAATCCTCTATATGACCGTGAGAAAATTCTGTCTGGACTATTCACTCACGAATGGAATGACGACGGAAAAACTGTAGCCGGACTCACCGATTGGATTTCTCGAGATGCTGGTGGGAATGAAGAGGAACAAGAACGTGCAGGACGGGCAGCTTACAATCTTATTGACGCGCTTACTGATGAAAATACTGACCTACCCGAAGAATTAAGGAACACAGGAGTGACAATTGAGGTAGAATCTGAGAAATATGATGATAAGAAAGAAGTATCTGATGCGGCCTTCACTCAGGTGAATGGTGAACTTGGAGGAAGTCTCGCCAAAATATTCTTCTCCCGACTCGAAGATTTTACATTGAATGATGTGGTGGACGAGAAAAAAGGATTCGCAACCGTTAGGGATGTGAATGCAGAAAACCATCCTGATTTCAAAATTGGTGACAAGGCAGTACATGCAGGTACAGAACAAAAAATAGGAT is part of the Haloactinospora alba genome and encodes:
- a CDS encoding TPR repeat region-containing protein, with the protein product MPKETERLANANSKALSEFDLSFSPKDTDADPDVLRDWAEDMSNLSMRILGRSGDLGGDFDKTAINYTEAIQWKVKDQSSYNRSLWEDSAYAVNYCKGETKSFAEEVENFKNERDDLIEEWIESVKAAINKKEAEEKDGDDPDYRGGIVTGIPRESVAQSQLEKDLKNLREKDKKNWENFIDAAEEHGSRLSEGPSPENVKRLVDEGHVAWSAYNIKGKEAPIPVSPDKAPEHAKALDPYLGKDGKEPDAQYYAAIATLQAITNKENKILEHSKNHKKSIKYLEKFYSQLEGQSPSLKLPHYLAEDKNQVPSLQTYADGILILSNEDYGGGIEKLPQSIQNVSMGPMAVQERDDTSSYFEGEWKNDIPSFGNLMSESTEAIEGGTVFSTYTTQAMGRGLDNGIIPGGETKENDIRNILDMSLRNENSNKNVLESGSLESNPLYDREKILSGLFTHEWNDDGKTVAGLTDWISRDAGGNEEEQERAGRAAYNLIDALTDENTDLPEELRNTGVTIEVESEKYDDKKEVSDAAFTQVNGELGGSLAKIFFSRLEDFTLNDVVDEKKGFATVRDVNAENHPDFKIGDKAVHAGTEQKIGFVELIAHNKDLAPNIMTSVDMKERDLLDSYLKGEGGEEYTPQSAARLRAVADEALINSFEKKLDNENEARAKVKELSLNSYNSITAGGGAAVGIANPPAGAAIAGISQLLRDPFTDFTEYAIKEGESGDYNNAKEKIGDKYITEEDIEKFTMEDRTQMQEHVYIQSLQSFQERDILTKEDLEKNNILDKEGNLEISPAGTTATFGAIRSDIMENIGKESAEDLGNRIKKEDENMKSVIDEYISQYEKRYDGTALKKSEENED